TGGCTTGTTCTAATGTCTTTGTCATGGAGAGATGAATCCTATACCAGAGACCATGAAATAGAGAGATGACCCACTGACCTTTATTACAGTCTATCCTATACCAGAGACCATGAAATAGAGAGATGACCCACTGACCTTTATTTCAGTCTATCCTATACCAGAGACCATGAAATAGAGAGATGACCCACTGACCTTTATTACAGTCTATCCTATACCAGAGACCATGAAATAGAGAGATGACCCACTGACCTTTATTTCAGTCTATCCTATACCAGAGACCATGAAATAGAGAGATGACTCACTGACCTTTATTACAGTGGATCCTATACCAGAGACCATGAAATAGAGAGATGACCCACTGACCTTTATTACAGTGGATCCTATACCAGAGACCATGAAATAGAGAGATGACCCACTGACCTTTATTACAGTGGATCCTATACCAGAGACCATGAAATAGAGAGATGACCCACTGACCTGTATTACAGTGGATCCTATACCAGAGACCATGCCGCCAACTCACAATTCAATCAcacaggtctgcctatggcggccttcttaaaaggctatgctcactgagtcaaTGCTGACTCTCTTATACAGGCTTGatgtacactcactggactcacacacacacacacacacacacacacacacacacacacacacacacacacacacacacacacacacacacacagacacacacacacacacacacacacacacacacacacacacacacacacacacacacacagacacagacacacacacacacacacacacacacacacacacacacacacacacacacacagacacacacacacacacacacacacacacacacacacacacacacacagacacacacacacacacacacacacacacacagacacacacacacacacacacacacagacacacacacacacacacacacacacacacacacacacacagacacacacacagacacacacacacacacacacacacacacacacacacacagacacacacacacacacacacacacacacacacacacagacacacacacacacacacacacacacacacacacacagacacacacacacacacagacacacacacacacacacacacacagacacacacacacacacacacacacagacacacacacacacacacacacacacacacacacacagacacacacacacacacacacacacacacagacacacacacacacacacacacacacacacacacacacacagacacacacacacacacacacacacacacacacacacacagacacacacacacacacacacacacacacacacagacagacagacacacacacacacacacacacacacacacacacacacacacacacacacacacagacacacacacacacacacacacacacacacacacacacacacagacacacacacacacacacagacacacacacacacacacacacacacacacacacacacacacacacacacagacacacacacacacacacagacacacacacagacacacacacacacacacagacacacacacacacacacacacacacacacacacacacacacacacacacacacacacacacacacacacacacacacacacacacacacacacacacacacacagacacacacagacacacacagtgcatcAGTGCAGAGCCCCTGGATAAACAGCTAGcgtgattatttgaatcaggtgtgttagtggttAGAATTAAAGTAGTCCATTGATGCTCATAAGGCCTCCACCATGTCCCCCCCATGTCTCCATCATGTCCCCCCATGTCTCCATCATGTCCCCCCATGTCTCTATCATGTCCCCCCATGTCTCTATCATGTCCACCCATGTCTCCATGATGTCCCCCCCATGTCTCCACCATGTCTCCATCATGTCCCCCCATGTCTCCATCATGTCCACCCATGTCTCCATGATGTCCCCCCATGTCTCTATCATGTCCACCCATGTCTCCATCATGTCCACCCATGTCTCCATCATGTCCACCCATGTCTCCATCATGTCCACCCATGTCTCCATCATGTCCACCCATGTCTCTATCATGTCCACCCATGTCTCCATCATGTCCACCCATGTCTCCATCATGTCCACCCATGTCTCCACCATGTCTCCATCATGTCCCCCCATGTCTCCATCATGTCCACCCATGTCTCCATGATGTCCCCCCATGTCTCCATCATGTCCCCCCATGTCTCCATCATGTCCCCCTGTGTGTCCCCATGTCTCCATCATGTCCCCCCATGTCTCCATCATGTCCCCCCATGTCTCAGGACTCTTCTCTTGAGCCCTCGGGTGAATCACAGTTGCATTTCTTCTTTTCCTTGTCTTCTCTTTCTCACCTCCATTGAAGGGGAAAATCCAAGGTTCCTCCCCTCTGATCTTCTCTTCCAATTCATTTTGAGAAGGAGTGGAGGAAACATGATCAGAGGAATCTAGGAGATGCAATCGAGATTCCCCCCTAGTCTGGTTTTAAACTattcactgccccccccccccccccccccgccaggtGACCAGAACACGGCATGGTTGGGAGTGTTGTCTTTATGTAGATACAATGTCCAACATGATGTCCTGTCCTCCTGTTTCTATCACATCTTCCCTGTCAGAGATGATAACAACGAATGTAAGATGATCGCATTCAAGCCGATGTTATTGTCGTTTTTGTCTTCACATAATGGGAAAATCTGTCAATAAACTGTTCCATCTAAGAGGAGACGTTCAGAGTGTACCTGTGTGTTTCCATCAATGAGGTCATTCACTAAATGCCTCCTCCACTCCACAAACCATTAAAGCTCTTTGCGcccccaatgtgtgtgtgtgtgtgtgtgtgtgtgtgtcaatccgCAGACCCGTACACAACAAACCAAGGTCAGATCTGTGGACTAATGGATATTCTCTTGTCCATTTCTAGAATTAGAATGAAGttagtgcgtgcgtgcgtgcgtgcgtgcgtgcgtgtgtgtatgtgaattgaATGTGAGCGGCCGCTGACAGAGAGAGCAGGTCCGTGTTGAATGGCCGGAGCACTGATAAGAGGAGGTCAACAGAGGTCATCACCGTCTTGCCAccctcctattctctcctccctccaacctCCAGTCACTCCATCCTGTCTGTCACACACAGCCTCTAATCTCTGGTGGACAGACTCTGTCAACATAAACGCCACCATTGATCTGTCTTTATACTAAGGGGCCCCCGATAGCTAACGACCAGCAGTAGATCTGGTGTTTGGGTTTTTTCGTCATTGGTTATTTAGTCAAAATCACGATTTCGGCAGGTTTTTAGCATCTATTCCTACTCCTAGCATGTCTTCATATCTACCTCCTAACATGTATGGACCCAGAATTGACACAGCCTCTTAAAAGGTGTTAATCCAGACAGGTGACGGGTGTTAAATCCAGTAGACAAAAGAGCCAGCTGTCAGTCAGAGCCCCTGGACAACACACAGACCAGAGTAACTCCACACCTTCAGCATACAGACGACAGAAGCTTCCTCTTCTGACGGCATGGCAGACCCTCGATAATCCACCTGTTCACTCCGTTGACGTTCATGTCCCTAACTGGTGGACAAAGACTGGACGTTTGTTATGCTGTTTGTTATGCGTTGGACGCCCATCAGATGTACACACTTAAtccctctggtgtgtgtgtgtgtgtgtgtggctttctTTTCTTAAGGGCTGTGGTGGGGGGGTAACCCGTGGCTCTGGGTGGCCTTGAGAACCACCGTCACTCAGGTATAAAAGAGagggccagagacagagagagacacacacacacacacactctcagacacacacactctcggaCACACAGACGGACAACAGTGCAGACACTTAAGAGAACAACTCCTCGGAAGAGAAACGTGATAGACTggttggaggaaaggagagagaagaagagagaagagagaagcttTGGTGACAGGTTGGTGACATCAGATTAATATTCTTTAGATTTGAGAATTATTATAAACAGAATACTGAATTCTAAAGTTTGTATTTCTAATTATCTAGTAATTATTTATGTTGTAATGATAATTCAAATTATATAATTATATAATTCTTTAAAATTATTGCCATTAATTAACATGATCATTTTACAAAATTCTCATTGTTTCACTAAATCACATCTAATCCTCTGCTGCAATGGGGTTTTATAATTGATGTTAAATATTATTTACTTGTTCACTGAAAAAAGTGAGAAAAGTGGTGTTAGCtcatagtcagtcagtcagtcagtccgtccGTCAATCAGTCCGTCCATCCGTCAATCAGTAACACCTGAGTCATCAGCTTTTTAGGGAAAACATAAATTGTCATTGAGTCGTGAGTTAAGAAATGTTGTCACCCTCATCTGCAATCCTTCAATTAATGACGACGTCCAGAAGTCGATTACGGCAGTAAACTCCACCTATGCTGCTTACTTACAGAGTGCTGTGGACTGTATGTGGCTCCATGTGTCCCTGTAGGGGAACCCTCAGAGAATTCATTTCTCCAGATATAAATGTTTAAGATCAGATAGAACTGTTTCTGGTTCCAAAATAGCATCCTTTTACAGGTTCTAGTTGAAACCAAGCTTCTTTTGAACCAGGTGGGTTCCATGGGTCCATCTGACCTGGAAATGGTTCTATCTTCACCTGTTTTCAGGGGGTTCTCCTACAGGGACAAATGATGCTACATATCCCTCTCTATTTTTTTCCTGAGAGTGTAGTTTAGCCGCATCATGCCgtgagtgtgtgtataactgtgttctgtgtgtgtgcaaGGTGAAGATGCTGTGTCCTGCGTGGTTATTGGCTGTGGCCGTGGTGGGCGTGGTCAGAGGGGTGAAAGGTCAGTGCTGGGAGAACCCTCGCTGTTATGACCTCAGCTCTGAAAACAACATCTTGGTGAGCTAGAAACATTGCAAAGAAAGAGCAGAATGTTTTCCAAATGTTGTAAGAGAGTGGTTACGACTGagtgttattttactgctacacacctaacctctcctctctctcctctctcctcttcctcctctctctcccctctcctctctctcccccctctctttcctctccgctcctatctcctctccctcccatctcctctccttcctctcctctcctctccttcctctccctctccttcctctcccctcttcctcctctctcccccctctccctcctctccctcctcctcccaggaGTGTATCCAGCTCTGTCGTTCTGACCTCACCGCCAAATCTCCAATCTTCCCCGTCAAGGAGCATCTCCAACCCCTGTCCCCCTCTGACTCTCCTCCCCCCTACTTACCTCTGTcgctcctctccccatcctccccccTGTACCCCTCGGAGCAGCAGAACAGCGCCCCCCCACAGGCTAAGCGTTCCTACTCCATGGAACACTTCCGCTGGGGGAAGCCTGTGGGCCGTAAGCGCAGGCCGGTGAAGGTCTACACCAACGGTGTGGAGGAGGAGTCCTCAGAGGTGTTTCCCAGCGAGATGAGACGAGAGCTGGGCACCGACGATGGCATGTACCCCTCCCTGGAGGCTGGGACTGAGGAGGGGGGCGAGGCAGagggcctgggggggggggttagtcttCAGGAGAAGAAAGACGGCTCGTATAAGATGAACCACTTCCGCTGGAGCGGACCGCCCGCCAGTAAGCGCTATGGAGGGTTCATGAAAAGCTGGGACGAACGTAGCCAGAAACCACTGCTCACTCTGTTCAAAAACGTCATTATCAAAGACGGACAGCAGAAGAGAGagcagtgagggagggaggaaaaaggGCGGGAGGAAGACAAGAGGGCATTGGGGGAGAGGAAATACAATTTCCAGGgttgagggaggaagagaaagtcACTGTAGGACTTAGAGCCAGTAAGCTCTCATTTGATTTGCCATTAGGAGACAGACATGTTTTGTGATTGGCTAAAAGCACTGTCCTCTGATGTAGCGATGATGTTAGCTAATACTGTAATTTTGTCTCCAATAAATCCTAACTCTGTACAGAACCATGCTGTTGTCACTGAGTGATGATTTCATTATTTATTGGAATGTAATATTTTTGTAAATGATAAATGAAATATTCCAACCAGGGGATGGAACTGAAATAATTTTCGAATCGTTCCATTACGAACAGAACCTCTATTATTTTTGTTCCGTTCCAGTGTTCCGACAAGAAAagaaagttctgaaccggttccgTTCCAGTGTTCCGACAAGAAAGGAACGTTCTGAACCAGTTCCGTTCCAGTGTTCCGACAAGAAAagaaagttctgaaccggttccgTTCCAGTGTTCCGACAAGAAAagaaagttctgaaccggttccgTTCCAGTGTTCCGACAAGAAAagaaagttctgaaccggttccaTTCCAGTGTTCCGACAAGAAAagaaagttctgaaccggttccaacccaaAACAAGTAACGATTCATGTAGTTCCTTTTCGTACATTTTTTTACACATGAAATCAACACAGTTAAAATAGCTCTTAAATTTACTCTGCCCAAAAAAAGTATCAATAATAGTTCATTGTTTTTTAAAAAGATTTGACAAAAATGGTTCTGCTTCCTTTCCTCCAAAAATGCTGTTATTTTtcagttctgttccctgaactagTTCCAACCCCTGATTCAACAATACTTTTTTTTATTGCAAGCAACCACAGTCTAGCAGTTTTCatttactgacacacacacacacacacacacacacacacacacacacacacacacacacacacacacacacacacacacacaaacacacacacacacacacacaaacacacacacacacacacacacacacacacacacacacacacatctgttaaAATTCTATATTTTAATTGTATATTCATTATTCTATgtacagcagtgacagagagaaacaatTAGACATAACAGCACAGAGTCAGGGAAGAgtaaagacaacacacacacacacacacacacacacaccatactttAACAGACAGGTGTACAAACCAATGCCGCCATGCGACTGGTAGGGAACATACACAGAGGTCCAATAACAGAACAATACGTTTCAATGCATGATCACGATAATACCAAGGGGCAAAATCATTGAATCACACGCCATCACCAATATTCATCAACTAGAACAAATCAATGATTTTGTTATGATTTGTCATGAATATTGTGACTAGATTGGTTTCAGTATAACAACTACAACAGATGAAGTGAAAGAGACACTttgtctttcacacacacacacacacacacacacacacacacacacacacacacacacacacacacacgcacagaacaAAACATCAGAGCGTCAGTATCAGATCTCAAACAAGACGTCACAGCATCACTCTGCATGTCTTGTTTGACAGGATTCTGTTTTCAGAGTTTGATTAAATATTGACATTCAGAATATTAGTGGAAACAGAGGTTACACTGACACAGTGAGTAGAGTAGAAGAgcatagagtagaatatagtagagtagaaaagagtagaatagagtagaatataatagaaaatactaaaatagaatagaatagagtagaaaaagtagaatagagtataatataatagagtagaatagaatgtaGTAGagaagaatagaatagaatatagtatagtagaaaagagtagaatagagtagaatataatagagtagagtacaatatagtagagtaggatataatagagtagaatataatagaatagagtataataaagtagagcagagtagaatataatatagtagatgagtagaatagaatagagtaaagtagaagagtagaatagaatagagtagaatagagtagaacataGTAGAGTAGAGaaaagtagagtagaatagaatacaatatagcagagtagagtagaatagagtggagtagtgtagaatagagtagaatagagaagtgtagaatagagtataatataatagagtagagcggaatagaatagagtagagtatagtagaatagaatcgagtagaatagagtatattCGGGTAGAAGAGAGTggagtagaatataatagagtataatataatagagtagagtagagtagaatagagtagagtagagtagagtagaatagagtagagtagaatagagtagagtagaatagagtagggtagagAAGATTAGAATAGAGTAAATTaaaatatagtagagtagaatatagtagagtagagaggaatATAATAGatttgagtagagtagagtagaataaaaTAGAGTAGAATGAAGTAgactagaatagagtagagtagaatagagcagagtagaatatagtagagtagaatagagtagaatatagtagagtagaataaaatagagtagaatagagtagaatagagtagcaTAGAATAGAGTAAAATAAAGTAGAGTAGATTAGAGCAGATAAGAATAGAGTACggtggaatataacagagtagaatagagtagagtagaatataatagagaATAATAGAGTATATTAAAATagaagagtagaatagaatatagtacagtagagtagaatagaatatagtagagtagagtagagtataatatagtacagtagagtagaacataatatagtacagtagagtagaatagaatatagtacagtagagtagaatagaagagTAAAacagaatatagtagagtagagtagaatagaatatagtacagtagagtagaatagaagagtagaacagaatatagcagagtagaacagaacagaatatagtacagtagagtagaatagaatatagtacagtagagtagaatagaagagtagaacagaatatagtagagtagagtagaatatagtacagtagagtagaacagaatatagtagagtagaatatagtagagtagagtaaaacatagtagaatagagtacagtagaatagagtagaatagagcagaatagagtTGAGTTGAATATAGTAGAGAAAAatatagtagaatagagtacaatagagtagaatagagtagagtagaatagaatataacagagtagaattgagtagagcagaatagagtagaatatagtagagtagggtagaatagCGTAGAGTAGAGGAGTTCAAAGTagtgtagaatagagtagagtagagtacaccagagcagaatagaacagagtataatataatagagtagaTTAGATACGGACACTGTTGTTTGATTGATATTAGTACACAGTGGTAGTTCAGGGGGGGTATGATGTCACAAAGCAGAATTTTAAAAAAACAGCCGGCTAACTTTCTGTGGTTCATACTGAAGACGGACTTAAAAGTGACATTTCATAAAttgaaacaatatatatatatatatatatttcttagtAACTTCAGTTATCTGGCTGACGGTGTGGTCCTGCTTTTGTGGAACACTCCTCAGTACATGAATGCGTCACAGTGTCAAACACTCAATAACATTCACTTTAGTCACTGGTTCACATTCAGTAGTAAACACACATGAATGTACAgcgtatgtacacacacacatacacataacaGACTTTCTGTATCATCTTATGGTGTCACATTATTGCTGAACTATATAGAGTTATTGCTGTatacaaacacacaacaacatggaAATACATGCAATGGCGGTTGGGGTATTCCGCTCGTATTTCAATGGAGGGGATTCTACATATTGTCCCCACTATAGAGAGACAGCAGGGATTCTGCATATTGTCCccactagagagagacagcagggattCTATAGATTGTCCCCACTAGAGGGAGACAGCAGGGATTCTATAGATTGTCCCCactagagagagagcagggattcTATAGATTGTCCACCCTAGGGAGAGACAGCAGGGATTCCATAGATTGTCCCCACTAGGGAGAGACAGCAGGGATTCTATAGATTGTCCCCactagagagagagcagggattcTATAGATTGTCCCCACTAGGGAGAGACAGCAGGGATTCTATAGATTGTCCCCACTAGGGAGAGACAGCAGGGATTCTATAGATTGTCCCCACTAGGGAAAGACAGCAGGGATTCTATAGATTGTCCccactagagagagacagcagggattCTATAGATTGTCCCCACTAGAAAGAGACAGCAAGGATTCTGCATATTGTCCccactagagagagacagcagggattCTGTAGATTGTCCCCACTGGAAAGAGACAGCAGGGATTCTATAGATTGTCCCCACTAGGGAAAGACAGCAGGGATTCTATAGATTGTCCCCACTATAAAGAGACAGCAAGGATTCTGCATATTGTccccactagagagagagacagcagggattCTATAGATTGTCCCCACTAGAGAAAGACAGCAGGGATTCTATAGATTGTCCccactagagagagacagcggaGATTCTGTATATTGTCCCCACTAGGGAGAGACAGCGGGGATTCTGTAGATTGTCCCCACTAGAGGGAGACAGCAGGGATTCTGTATATTGTCCccactagagagagacagcgggGATTCTGTATATTGTCCCCACTAGAAAGACAGCGAGGATTCTATAGATTGTCCccactagagagagacagcgggGATTCTATAGATTGTCCCCACTAGAGAGACAGTGGGGATTCTGCATATTGTCCCCACTAGAGAGACAGTGGGGATTCTGCATATTGTCCCCACTAGAGAGACAGCAGGGATTCTGTATATTGTCcccactagagagagacagtggggattCTGCATATTGTCCCCACTAGAGAGACAGCAGGGATTCTGTATATTGTCCCCACTAGAGAGACAGCAGGGA
The sequence above is a segment of the Salvelinus fontinalis isolate EN_2023a chromosome 15, ASM2944872v1, whole genome shotgun sequence genome. Coding sequences within it:
- the LOC129811406 gene encoding pro-opiomelanocortin A, translating into MLCPAWLLAVAVVGVVRGVKGQCWENPRCYDLSSENNILECIQLCRSDLTAKSPIFPVKEHLQPLSPSDSPPPYLPLSLLSPSSPLYPSEQQNSAPPQAKRSYSMEHFRWGKPVGRKRRPVKVYTNGVEEESSEVFPSEMRRELGTDDGMYPSLEAGTEEGGEAEGLGGGVSLQEKKDGSYKMNHFRWSGPPASKRYGGFMKSWDERSQKPLLTLFKNVIIKDGQQKREQ